A region of Candidatus Caccoplasma merdavium DNA encodes the following proteins:
- a CDS encoding ATP-binding protein → MITEESKKRISEAISAHRSNYPSDAKHAASLGISSAIYSAVKNGQTERVLSEANWITIARKLGVSLRGEIEWKPARTATFDFITSQLELCQAGCISAILCDLPNIGKTFTARHYVKSHKNAIYVDCSQVKSKQKLIRFIAKEYGVSSNGRYADVYDDLVYYLRSIENPLIVLDEAGDLQYEAFLELKALWNATERCCAWYMMGADGLKEKINRAVQCKKVGYTEMLSRFGDRYSKVTPDDGKERGQFLNEQARVVAKVNAPEESDISAIVRKSGGGLRRVYTEIEKLKRV, encoded by the coding sequence ATGATAACAGAAGAAAGTAAAAAACGAATTTCTGAAGCCATTTCGGCTCACCGGTCAAACTACCCGAGCGACGCGAAACATGCGGCCTCGCTGGGTATATCGAGCGCCATATACAGTGCCGTAAAAAACGGGCAGACAGAAAGGGTTCTCAGCGAAGCAAACTGGATAACCATCGCACGCAAGCTTGGTGTCAGTCTGCGCGGGGAAATAGAATGGAAGCCGGCCCGCACAGCAACGTTCGACTTCATAACCTCGCAGTTGGAACTGTGCCAGGCAGGCTGTATCAGCGCGATATTGTGCGACCTGCCTAACATCGGCAAGACATTTACGGCCCGGCATTACGTAAAAAGCCATAAGAACGCCATCTATGTGGACTGCTCGCAGGTGAAGAGCAAGCAGAAACTTATCCGTTTCATTGCCAAAGAGTATGGTGTGAGTAGTAATGGCCGTTATGCCGATGTGTACGATGACCTCGTCTACTACTTACGGTCGATCGAAAATCCCCTTATCGTCCTCGATGAGGCCGGAGATCTGCAATATGAAGCCTTTTTGGAGTTGAAAGCCTTGTGGAATGCCACCGAAAGGTGTTGCGCCTGGTATATGATGGGAGCCGACGGGTTAAAGGAAAAAATCAATCGGGCCGTACAATGCAAAAAAGTGGGTTATACCGAAATGTTGAGCCGTTTCGGCGACCGTTACAGCAAAGTAACTCCCGATGACGGAAAAGAGCGCGGACAATTCCTTAACGAGCAGGCGCGTGTCGTGGCAAAGGTGAACGCACCGGAGGAGAGTGACATTTCGGCCATCGTGCGAAAAAGCGGAGGCGGTCTGCGTCGGGTATATACAGAGATTGAGAAACTCAAACGCGTATAA
- a CDS encoding helix-turn-helix transcriptional regulator, which produces MGTILSRIQEIALKEGITIGALERNIGASKGVLSRAINNGTDIQSKWIQIIVENYPNYSSEWLLTGRGEMIKTNGITPSHSALDPAPNEHKNNDLHRNKQEKRTQSVAIPVTKQDEGIPLIPIDAMAGVLTCEQTALEYECERYVVPMFKGADFLIPVKGSSMYPKYNSGDIVACKRVSMTDIFFQWNKVYVIDTDQGALIKRIKPGSAPDRILIVSDNDKYDPFELPYSAIHAVALVIGVIRLE; this is translated from the coding sequence ATGGGGACAATTTTATCAAGGATACAGGAAATTGCTTTAAAGGAAGGGATAACTATCGGTGCCTTAGAACGTAATATAGGTGCAAGTAAAGGCGTTTTATCAAGAGCAATCAATAATGGCACAGATATTCAATCAAAATGGATTCAAATAATTGTTGAAAATTATCCCAATTATTCATCTGAGTGGTTATTAACAGGTCGTGGAGAAATGATCAAAACGAACGGTATCACACCGTCGCATTCAGCACTTGATCCGGCTCCTAACGAGCATAAAAATAACGATTTACATCGAAATAAACAAGAAAAACGCACGCAATCCGTGGCGATTCCGGTAACAAAACAAGACGAAGGTATACCCCTCATTCCTATTGATGCGATGGCGGGAGTGCTTACATGTGAGCAAACAGCCCTCGAATACGAGTGCGAGCGTTATGTCGTGCCTATGTTCAAAGGTGCGGACTTCCTTATTCCCGTAAAAGGATCCAGCATGTACCCCAAATACAACTCCGGAGACATTGTCGCCTGCAAACGGGTTTCCATGACCGACATCTTTTTCCAGTGGAATAAGGTGTATGTAATCGACACCGATCAAGGCGCATTGATCAAGCGCATTAAACCCGGCAGTGCGCCCGACCGTATACTTATTGTTTCCGATAACGACAAATACGACCCCTTCGAACTGCCTTATTCCGCCATACACGCAGTTGCACTTGTCATCGGTGTCATTCGTCTCGAATAA
- a CDS encoding tetratricopeptide repeat protein codes for MKLRIVTAAIVALAATAFPAKAQSYTEYIDSSFYYIDNGRLDKAEQALLQALRTEPANPGNVLLLSNLGTIQRNMGKLTESLRSYNNALVMSPKSLTLLYNRAALWAEMDSLQQAKEDYSHILFIDDKNEEALYRRGLISLELNDTASARRDFEQLLSINDKSANARIGLAALMKCREFYVQAIDLYTQVLRANPNLSSLYLNRAEAYYYNRQYSRAAEDIEMARQLSPDDPLVYVMRGKLKLARFEKAEAKKDFEKAISLGFKAEDIESLLDN; via the coding sequence ATGAAACTGCGCATCGTGACAGCTGCCATTGTAGCCCTGGCGGCAACGGCCTTCCCGGCCAAGGCCCAGTCTTATACCGAATATATCGATTCCTCTTTTTATTACATCGACAACGGCCGCCTCGACAAAGCCGAACAGGCGCTTCTGCAAGCCCTGCGCACCGAGCCGGCCAATCCCGGGAACGTGCTCCTGCTCTCCAACCTCGGCACCATACAGCGCAACATGGGCAAACTCACCGAATCCCTCCGCTCCTACAACAACGCCCTGGTCATGTCGCCCAAGTCACTCACACTACTCTACAACAGGGCGGCATTGTGGGCCGAAATGGACAGCCTGCAACAGGCCAAGGAAGACTATTCACATATACTTTTCATCGACGACAAGAATGAAGAGGCGCTCTATCGCAGAGGGCTTATCTCCCTGGAACTGAACGACACGGCGTCGGCTCGCCGCGATTTCGAGCAGTTGCTCTCCATCAACGACAAAAGCGCCAATGCCCGCATCGGACTGGCCGCCCTGATGAAATGCCGGGAATTTTATGTCCAAGCCATCGACCTTTACACCCAAGTCTTACGGGCCAACCCCAACCTCTCGTCGCTCTACCTCAACCGCGCCGAAGCCTACTACTACAACCGACAATACTCCCGCGCCGCCGAAGACATCGAGATGGCGCGGCAACTCTCCCCCGACGACCCACTCGTCTATGTCATGCGCGGCAAGCTGAAACTGGCCCGTTTTGAAAAAGCCGAAGCCAAAAAAGATTTTGAAAAAGCCATTTCGTTGGGATTCAAGGCCGAAGACATAGAGTCATTACTGGACAATTAA
- a CDS encoding mechanosensitive ion channel produces MKLLDIDLTSGIIAASDTTNVVQIKEVVEKYAGMTADEILTSLLSKLLAFGLKFVGALVVFFVGRWLMNRFCNFIIKLLTRRHVEPSVQSFLRSFINITLMLVLVVMVIGIFGINTTSFVALFASAGVAISMALSGSLQNFAGGLMILVFKPYKVGDFIEAQGQSGTVKEIQIFNTVLITGDNRTIFVPNGNLSNDIIVNYSRAGVRRVEWTFGIGYGDRYETAKKVLAELLEADARILREPPVFIALHSLGDSSVNVLVRAWVATEDYWNVYYDLNRKVYKAFADNDVNIPYPQMDVHLIKD; encoded by the coding sequence ATGAAACTTCTTGACATTGATCTTACCTCGGGAATCATCGCGGCTTCGGATACGACGAATGTCGTACAAATCAAAGAGGTGGTCGAAAAATATGCCGGTATGACAGCCGATGAGATACTGACGTCTTTGTTGTCGAAATTGTTGGCGTTCGGCTTGAAGTTTGTCGGTGCATTGGTCGTCTTTTTTGTGGGGCGCTGGCTGATGAACCGTTTTTGTAATTTCATCATCAAGTTGCTTACGCGTCGTCATGTCGAGCCGTCGGTGCAGTCGTTTTTGCGCAGTTTTATCAACATCACGTTGATGCTCGTATTGGTGGTGATGGTTATTGGCATTTTTGGTATCAACACCACGTCATTTGTCGCCCTTTTCGCTTCGGCCGGAGTTGCCATCAGCATGGCGCTGAGCGGTTCGTTGCAAAATTTTGCCGGTGGTCTCATGATATTGGTCTTCAAACCCTACAAGGTGGGCGATTTTATCGAGGCACAGGGGCAGAGTGGCACGGTGAAGGAGATACAGATTTTCAATACGGTGCTGATTACCGGCGACAACCGGACGATTTTCGTGCCCAATGGAAATCTCTCGAACGACATCATCGTCAACTATTCCCGAGCCGGAGTGCGTCGGGTGGAGTGGACTTTCGGTATCGGTTATGGCGACCGCTACGAGACGGCCAAGAAAGTCCTTGCGGAGCTCCTCGAAGCCGATGCCCGCATCTTGCGCGAACCGCCCGTTTTTATCGCCCTCCACTCCCTGGGCGATAGTTCGGTGAATGTGCTGGTCAGGGCTTGGGTGGCTACCGAAGATTACTGGAATGTCTATTATGATCTTAACCGAAAGGTTTAC